A stretch of the Lolium perenne isolate Kyuss_39 chromosome 3, Kyuss_2.0, whole genome shotgun sequence genome encodes the following:
- the LOC127343107 gene encoding uncharacterized protein has translation MRQPAVQMATVVLAVLAVAAATAVAADGDVKCAECGTGTVPALPPPPPYYYYSPPPPASYPGVTGCPPPPGGYISIGGSPPGRMYPQDPGFMPSSAPPMHGRSFAAVPFTVCALAALATLRAFW, from the coding sequence ATgcggcagccggcagtgcaaatgGCGACCGTCGTACTGGCAGTCCTCGCCGTCGCGGCGGCCACGGCTGTTGCGGCTGACGGAGACGTCAAGTGCGCCGAGTGCGGGACTGGCACGGTGCCTGCgctgcctcctcctccgccgtacTACTACTACAGCCCGCCTCCCCCGGCGTCCTACCCTGGCGTGACCGGCTGCCCGCCGCCGCCAGGTGGCTACATCTCGATCGGGGGCTCGCCACCGGGCCGCATGTACCCGCAGGACCCCGGCTTCATGCCCTCCAGCGCGCCGCCGATGCACGGGAGGAGCTTCGCCGCCGTCCCCTTCACGGTATGCGCGCTCGCCGCGCTGGCCACCCTTCGAGCGTTTTGGTGA